Within Oligoflexus sp., the genomic segment ACCTATGATCGCACCATTTTCGAAGCACACTGGGTTCAGCGCGGACCGCTTTTGGAATTTTACATACTCGGCGATGGCTTTCTGAAACAGATGGTCCGCAGTGTGGTGGGAACACTGGTGAAAGTCGGTCTTGGCAAACTCAAGCCCGATGATATCAAAAGAATTTTATCCGCCCATGATCGCCGTGCAGCGGGACAAACCGCGCCTGCGCATGGACTTTCGCTGCTCCGCATCTTCTACGACGTGACGGAAAAGATTCCTGCGTCCCTGATCAGTGGAGGCTCTGAATTTGGCTTCTCTTTAGGTCTGCCCGAGGATCCAGCCGGCGTCTGATCAGCCTTCGGTCCTTTTCCTTTTTCGCTTTCATTTTTTTCCCTGGCCCCCATCAGCCTGCCTGCCCTTATAATGGTATGTACCGTTTTATTCCGTATCAAAGGGAGACGTATGGCCAAGAATAAGGGCCTCCTGGTGTTCTGGCCGTTTTTGCTAGGCGGTCAGCTCCTGACCTCCTGCCAGCAGACTCATGCCGCGAAAAATATGCCGAAGGACGGGGAAATTCGGCCCAGCATGGAAGACGACAAGGTGCCGATGGATCTTTGGTCCCCGACGCGGCGCAAAGCGAATGCTTCGTTCTATTTTCTGACCGGTGAATACGAAGCTTTGAATCGGAATATGGGAAAGGCCCGCAAATTCCTGGAAAACGCCTATAACCTTGATCCGAATCCATTCCTGGCATCGAAACTCATCGAGGCCAGGGCCAATGAAGACGTGGAAGGCGGACTGCAGCTCGCCAAGAAAATGGTTTTGCTTTATCCGAAGAATGCCGAAATTCAATTGCTCTATGGCCGCCTTCTTTCGGCCGCTGGACAGTTTGAAAAGGCTGAGCAGCACATTCGGCTTGCGACCCGGTATGATTCCGGCAATGTCGAGGCCTATGTGGTCCTTCTGCAGCTTCTGCAGGCGCAGCAGAAATTCAAGGAAGCGGTTCCGATCGCCAAGGAAATGCTGCGCAACACTCCCGAATTCGCGGACGGCTGGATGCAGCTGGCCCGACTTCATCTGACCTTGAAACAAAAAAAGCTGGCGCTGGAACCCGCCCGTCGCGCCTATGAGCTGGACACCAATGACCCCGAACGCGTGCATCTCTATGCTGTGGTCCTGGATATCAACGGCGAATCCAAAAAAGCCATCAACCTTTACGAAGCCGTCCTGCGGTTGGATCCTACCAACGATGATCTGATTTCCCGCATGATGGGTCACTACAAGCTGCTGGGTACTCTGGACGATGCGTTGAAGATGCTGCAAAACTCCGAAAAAGAAGCGAGGCGCGAGGTTCCAGGCATTCGTCTGCAGATGGCTTTCGTCTATTGGGAAATGCAGAAGTTCAAGGAAGCTTCCGAACTTCTGGATTCTCTGGCTCAGCGCAATCCCCAGGCCGAACGCATCCTTTACATGTCGGGCCTTGGTCAGGAGCGCACGCAGCAGTATGAGCGCGCGCTGAAGACCTATGAGGGCTTTGATTCCAGCTCGGAATTCTTCGTGCATTCCCGTTATCGGATGATCGAATTGCACCGGCGCGTTGGGAATGTCGAGGCCGCACTCGCCGTCGTGCGCGAGGTCATCGACACCCAGGTGGATCGCTCCGCGGATTTCTATCCCCTGGGAGCGAATATCCTCGCCAGTCGCCAGCGTTATAATGATGCGATCAAATTGCTCGATGAAGGTTACGGAAAATATCCCGAGCGCGTGGATCTTCTTTTCCTGAAAGCCGTCAATCTTGAGAAGG encodes:
- a CDS encoding tetratricopeptide repeat protein, with translation MAKNKGLLVFWPFLLGGQLLTSCQQTHAAKNMPKDGEIRPSMEDDKVPMDLWSPTRRKANASFYFLTGEYEALNRNMGKARKFLENAYNLDPNPFLASKLIEARANEDVEGGLQLAKKMVLLYPKNAEIQLLYGRLLSAAGQFEKAEQHIRLATRYDSGNVEAYVVLLQLLQAQQKFKEAVPIAKEMLRNTPEFADGWMQLARLHLTLKQKKLALEPARRAYELDTNDPERVHLYAVVLDINGESKKAINLYEAVLRLDPTNDDLISRMMGHYKLLGTLDDALKMLQNSEKEARREVPGIRLQMAFVYWEMQKFKEASELLDSLAQRNPQAERILYMSGLGQERTQQYERALKTYEGFDSSSEFFVHSRYRMIELHRRVGNVEAALAVVREVIDTQVDRSADFYPLGANILASRQRYNDAIKLLDEGYGKYPERVDLLFLKAVNLEKAQRYDDTVATLKQVIAKEPEHAAAHNYLGYLYAEKGINLEDAEFHVKKALEIKPEDGYYLDSLGWIYFQQGNYKKALDVLLRANELVPNEAVVLEHLGETYEMLGEVKKALDIYGKASKAKMEDKDRLRIQEKYERVKKKIE